From Jaculus jaculus isolate mJacJac1 chromosome 19, mJacJac1.mat.Y.cur, whole genome shotgun sequence, a single genomic window includes:
- the Cers2 gene encoding ceramide synthase 2 yields the protein MLQALYDYFWWERLWLPVNLTWADLQDRDGRVYAKPSDLYVTLPLALVFLIVRYFFELYVATPLATLLNIKEKTRLRAPPNATLEHFYQTRGKQPKQGEVELLSRQSGLSGRQVERWFRRRRNQDRPSVLKKFREASWRFTFYLVTFVVGMAVIVDKPWFYDLRKVWEGYPIQSVLPSQYWYYMIELSFYWSLLFSIASDVKRKDFKEQVIHHVATIILISFSWMANYVRAGTLIMALHDSSDYLLESAKMFNYAGWKHTCNSLFILFAIVFIITRLVILPFWVLHCTLMYPLELYPAFFGYYFFNIMMGVLQTLHIFWACLILRMAHKFVTGKLVEDERSDREETESSEGEEATAGGGAKSRPLANGHPILSNNHRKND from the exons ATGCTCCAGGCCTTGTATGATTACTTCTGGTGGGAACGGCTGTGGCTGCCCGTGAACCTGACCTGGGCCGATCTGCAGGACCGGGATGGACGCGTCTACGCCAAACCCTCAGACCTCTATGTCACACTACCCCTGGCCTTGGTCTTCCTCATCGTCCGATACTTCTTTGAACT GTACGTGGCTACACCACTGGCCACCCTTCTGAATATCAAAGAGAAGACTCGGCTTCGAGCGCCCCCCAATGCCACCTTGGAGCACTTCTACCAGACCCGAGGCAAGCAGCCCAAGCAG GGGGAGGTAGAGCTTTTGTCTCGGCAGAGCGGGCTCTCGGGCCGCCAGGTAGAACGCTGGTTCCGCCGCCGTCGCAACCAGGACCGGCCCAGTGTCCTTAAGAAGTTCCGGGAAGCCAG CTGGAGATTCACATTTTACCTGGTTACCTTTGTCGTCGGCATGGCTGTCATTGTGGAT AAGCCCTGGTTCTATGACCTGAGGAAAGTTTGGGAGGGATATCCCATACAG agCGTCCTCCCGTCCCAGTACTGGTACTACATGATTGAACTTTCCTTCTACTGGTCCTTGCTCTTCAGCATTGCTTCTGACGTCAAGCGGAAG GACTTCAAGGAACAGGTCATCCACCACGTGGCCACCATCATTCTCATCAGCTTCTCCTGGATGGCCAACTACGTCCGGGCTGGGACGCTCATCATGGCCCTGCACGACTCTTCCGACTACCTGCTGGAG TCAGCCAAGATGTTCAACTACGCGGGATGGAAGCACACATGCAATAGCCTCTTCATCCTCTTCGCCATTGTTTTCATCATCACTCGACTGGTGATCCTGCCCTTCTG GGTGCTTCACTGTACCCTGATGTACCCGCTGGAGCTCTACCCTGCTTTCTTTGGCTATTACTTCTTCAACATCATGATGGGGGTGCTGCAGACCCTGCACATCTTCTGGGCTTGCCTCATTTTGCGCATGGCCCATAAGTTCGTAACTGGAAAG CTTGTAGAAGATGAACGAAGTGACCGGGAAGAAACTGAGAGCTCAGAGGGGGAGGAGGCCACAGCTGGGGGAGGGGCAAAGAGCCGGCCCCTGGCCAATGGCCATCCCATCCTCAGTAACAATCATCGTAAGAATGACTGA